The DNA region TTCTTCGTCTTTTGTTGCTTTAGCTTTTTTAGGAGCTGATTTTTTGTCTGCTTTAGCAGCCTCTTTTTCAGCCTTTTCAGCTTTACGTTCGTTTAAGCCAGTTGTGATAGCTTCTGTAACGTGCGTTAAGATTTTATCAATAGATTTAGAAGCGTCATCGTTTGCTGGTATAACGTAGTCTACCTCACGTGGATCAGAGTTAGTATCTACCATAGCAAAGATAGGAATGTTTAATTTTTGTGCTTCTTTAATTGCAATGTGCTCACGCTTAATATCTACAACAAATAAAGCTCCTGGTAAACGTGTCATATCAACGATAGATCCTAAGTTTTTCTCTAACTTAGCTCTTAAACGGTCTACTTGTAAACGCTCTTTTTTAGATAACGTGTTAAATGTACCATCTTTCTTCATTCTATCAATAGTAGCCATTTTCTTGATAGCTTTTCTAATAGTAACAAAGTTTGTTAACATTCCACCAGGCCATCTTTCAGTAATGTAAGGCATGTTAATGCTGCTTGCTTTTTCTGATACGATGTCTTTAGCTTGTTTTTTTGTAGCAACAAATAAAATCTTACGACCAGATGCTGCGATTTTTGCTAACGCTGCACCAGCTTCGTCTATTTTAGCTGCTGTTTTATATAAGTTTATGATATGGATACCGTTACGCTCCATATATACGTAAGGAGCCATGTTTGGGTCCCATTTACGTGTAAGGTGACCGAAGTGTACACCTGCTTCAAGTAATTCTTTTACTTCTACTGCCATTTTGTAATAGTTTACGTTCTGTTGAATTAGCAATAATTAAGTGGTCATTTATTTAAATCGCCTTAATTATTTAGATGCTAAACTATACTTGCCTCTTAATAGGCTAAGTACAACAATAACTAGTTTAATTTTTTTGTTTTGTGCTAAATAAATTAGCAATGGTATTAACGTTTAGAGAACTGGAATTTCTTACGCGCTTTCTTCTGACCGAATTTTTTACGCTCTACCATTCTTGGATCTCTTGTTAATAATCCTTCAGGTTTTAAGATGCTTCTGTTTTCTGCATCTACTTCGCACATTGCGCGAGAGATTGCTAAACGGATAGCTTCTGCTTGTCCTGTAATACCACCACCATAAACATTTACTTTAATGTCAAAGTTTTCTACGTTTTCTGTTAAAGCTAACGGTTGTTTTACTTTGTACTGTAAAGTTCCTGTTGTGAAGTAGTCGTTTAAATCTTTTTTGTTAATCGTAATGTTACCATTTCCTTTTGCAACATAAGCACGAGCAACAGCGGTCTTACGACGACCAATTTTGTGAATTACTTCCATTACTTGAATTCGTTTAAGTTAATTGTCTTTGGTTTTTGAGCTTCGTGAGCATGCTCTGTACCAACTACAACGGTTAAATTACGGAATAAGTTTGCTCCTAATTTGTTTTTAGGTAACATACCTTTTACTGATTTTTCTACTAACCTTGCTGGATCTTTTCCAAACATTTCTGTAGCAGTTAAACTTCTTTGTCCACCTGGGTAACCTGTATGACGTAAGTAAGTTTTCTCCGTCCATTTGTTACCTGTTAAGTTGATTTTTTCTGCGTTAACAACAATTACGTTATCTCCACAATCAACATGTGGTGTAAAGCTAGGCTTGTGTTTTCCTCTTAAAA from Mesoflavibacter profundi includes:
- the rpsB gene encoding 30S ribosomal protein S2, which gives rise to MAVEVKELLEAGVHFGHLTRKWDPNMAPYVYMERNGIHIINLYKTAAKIDEAGAALAKIAASGRKILFVATKKQAKDIVSEKASSINMPYITERWPGGMLTNFVTIRKAIKKMATIDRMKKDGTFNTLSKKERLQVDRLRAKLEKNLGSIVDMTRLPGALFVVDIKREHIAIKEAQKLNIPIFAMVDTNSDPREVDYVIPANDDASKSIDKILTHVTEAITTGLNERKAEKAEKEAAKADKKSAPKKAKATKDEEE
- the rpsI gene encoding 30S ribosomal protein S9: MEVIHKIGRRKTAVARAYVAKGNGNITINKKDLNDYFTTGTLQYKVKQPLALTENVENFDIKVNVYGGGITGQAEAIRLAISRAMCEVDAENRSILKPEGLLTRDPRMVERKKFGQKKARKKFQFSKR
- the rplM gene encoding 50S ribosomal protein L13; the protein is MDTLSYKTISANKATVDKQWVLVDAEGQTLGRLASKVAKLLRGKHKPSFTPHVDCGDNVIVVNAEKINLTGNKWTEKTYLRHTGYPGGQRSLTATEMFGKDPARLVEKSVKGMLPKNKLGANLFRNLTVVVGTEHAHEAQKPKTINLNEFK